The Synchiropus splendidus isolate RoL2022-P1 chromosome 5, RoL_Sspl_1.0, whole genome shotgun sequence DNA window CCAATAGAGACACGAAGTACAACACACATATGCTTGGCAAATGTTTGACAAATGCTAATATATGTTTTGTGTGTAGAAGAGAGAGACATCGAATACTATATCTGAAGTTTCATtaacaaacaacacatttttgttgttgtttttaatcacGCTCTGGACACAAGCAAGTGAGTTGGGTAATATTTTCATCACTTCTGGAAGTGCTGTTACTGAAATGCGTTCACAGCTTCCTGAGTTatcagaaagacagacagatgcaTGCCGACAAAACAAATTACATCCAGGCAGATGCAGATAAATGGCATTTACTGTAGAAGCAGTAGACTCACCTGGCAAGCCGTGATTCTGAACAGAGGCATGACTTCGTCTGGGCAGCGAATGATGAAGGTGAGAGGGATGGTGAAAACCATTGGGCCCGTCTGTTTCCAGGTCCCCCTGACTGCCGTTGGGATAGGTGGGGTCTTGGCAGTAGCGGCCAGGACTAGCAGGAGGCAGAGGGTCCTCCGGGGATCCATCCAGGAAGACGGAGTCCGACTGGCCTCCAGCAGAAGGGCTGCGGACGAGAGTCGGGTACTGAGGAGTCCACACGCCGTTGGCGGCGCTCACCCCAAGTTGTAAAGTGGGGTACTGGCTGCGGGGCAGGGTGCTCAGGGAGGAGTAGATGCTGCGAGAACCACCGGCGATGGAAGGATCAATGTCCAGACCCTGATCTCTGCTCTGTTAAGAAATATTAGACAAGAATAAGAAAGGATCTGGCTACAGCGTTTTCATCAACTACAGTATCAAAAACACAATTCTGCGCTCAAATGTGGCCCGGCATGCATTTAAGGTGAGCACTCACATCCAAAATACTGCAGAAATATTATACGATTTGGTCAGTTGTACTCAGTGGGGatcaatgtttttttatcaCATTGCACATCTTCAGTGATAAAGACAGGTCACAGAGGAACAGAAAATAACTGTGATAAAATGGTTCTTATTACTTGATTAAAGTAACGGTGTTATGTTAAAAACTACAACAACTCATGGACTAAAGCACgtttacattacattagaaTTTGTCGATTATTTATCTTCTAATTTGCTTTAAGAATAAATTTGCTAAGATACATAAAAAATTTGTCGCTAATATAAAggcacaacaataataacaacaataacaataaacaattataaatataaaataagaaTTCTGAGTTTAAACAATGGTttcagtctttaaaaaaaaaagcagcaccaAGAATGTACCCAAAAGTGTTTGTCAAGCTGGAGCGCAACACTGGAGCAGAAGGCACGCTAGCCGTAAACAAAGGGGGGAGTTGTTCCCAATAAAAGTGGTGTGAGTCGCCTACGTCAGACGCACAAATCAACAAAATAAGCATGAGACTGACTCTGTAGGACTGGTGTCTGGACGGCCCGTTGGACTGAGCTCCGTCCACTTGACTCCGGGGCAAGACGTTCGGCTGAGGCACCAGATATTTTTCAGCGTCCAGCAATTCCCTCATGTtgtttccctcctcctccagaagcATCCGAAAGAACTGGCTGTCCACCGGGTTGGCCATGCTCATCTGCTCGTCATTCTGCAACCATCCAAGGTGAAAGTTTAGCACACGTAAGACGCAACACACAAGCGTGAGCGCCAAATCACCTGGATGACCACGTAACGGGGAGGGTCTCTGGCCATCAGCGTGAATTCGTTCACCAAATTTTTAAATCTGGGACGACTGTCTGGGTCGATCATCCAACCTGACAATCgcaaagagagaaaaaattCCACTTAGTCAACTCATTCCTTTCCCTTTAATGCCGTACTAGAATGTTTCATGTCACAGGAagaaatgatttaaaaacaactacTGACATTTGACCATGATCATGTAGACCTCAATGGTGCAGATGATGGGTTGCGGCAGTCGCTCTCCTCCTTCCAGAACCTCCGGAATCTCCCTGGCTGGGATCATGTCGTAGGGCTTGGCTCCAAACGTCATCAGCTCCCATACAGTCACACCTGGGAAGGGAACGCGACATCTCAGCCCTTGGTGAACCAACTAGGCAGCTTTGCATCAAAAATTGCACTGATGTGTTATTATTAGTGGCGGGGCTTGCATTCAAATAAATCTAACTGGTGAAACACTTTGTCATTTATAAATCACTCTCGCTTTTTAATAGTCAACGCTAGAGTGATCAAACCATGAACATACGTTCAGACAGAATAAAGTGCCACATAAAGTGCTCAGGACCagcatttttttctccctctatCTTTTACactcaaattttcatctcagACACATTCACTCTCCTTCATCTTCGATGTTTTGGTTGACATCACTTTGTATATTGTGGTGCACTGGGAATCGTTTGCTTCAACATGACTCATCGGTCACTATTTTTCACCgtcattatttaattaatttcaaTCTCTCTCTAGTTCAAATACACCCAACATTAATTAAACAGCTTCAAATACTATGTTGGCAATATGAACTTTATGAACAATATGAACCCACCATAGCTCCAGACGTCACTCTGATGCGTGAACTTCCTGTGGAGGATAGACTCTAATGCCATCCACTTAATAGGTACCTGAAGCACAGAtgtcatatatttatttcattaactCTGAACACTCCAAACATTCCTGACTTCATCATCCGGAAGTCTTTCCCACCTTTCCTCCATCTGCGTGGTATTCAGTTTCGTCGATGTCAAGCAAACGGGCCAGACCGAAGTCGGTGATCTTCACATGATTTGGGTTCTTCACCAGGACGTTACGAGCAGCCAGATCTCGGTGGACGAGGCGAACCTCCTCCAGATAGCTCATCCCCTACACCCGCACAGAAGTACAGTTTGTGTCCATAAGTAAATCAAAGCACCCAAACGTAGTGTTTACTCAGAAGTCTGGTGGACGTACCTTAGCAATTTGGACACACCAGTTGAGCAGGAACTGGGAGCCGATGCGGTCCTTGTTTTCACGCACATAGTCGAGGAGGCAGCCATACGGCATGAGCTGAGTGACCAGCTGCACGGTGGAGGTCAGACAAATCCCCAGCAGGCGACACACATAAGGACTGGCCACACCTGCCATCACAAACGCTTCCTACCAAGGAcagaggtcaagttccagggttACAACTGATCTGCAGCCAAACATCACATATACTGACACAAAACTTACATCCAGAATTTCTTTATTAGCCTTTGGCGATGTGTTCTCCCTTAACACCTTGATGGCAACAGGAATTTTCACCATTTCCCCATCCGGTGCCCAAACACCCTGCAGACAAGACCAAACCATTCAATTCCATAAAAACTTCATATTCAAAGTCACCATCGTACCTTATACACAGTTCCAAAAGCACCAGCACCCAGCACTCTCAACTTCTTCAGTTCAGTTTCCTTCAGAATTCGCATCTGAGCTTTATTGGGTGAAGCACCGCTCGGAGTGAGAGGCTCCACCAGCTTCGATCCgggaagagagaaataaaatgtcTTCAAACAACAGTCCGGTTAATGGAGGAGGAAACAACGTTCCCACCTCGTGCTCCTGCAGGATCCTCCTCAtcgtctccttcttcttcagcttcttctgccTCCTTAGGTAGAAGACCAGCAAAGCcagcaggatgaagaagagcacCACACCACCCACGGCTGCTGCGATAGTTGTCCCAGGTCTAAACAGAATCACAGCATTAGCCTGCGCTCACCTAAATTTTTGTGAATATTCATTCGTGTTCGAAACGGATCCCTTGTAGCAGGGGCAAATATTTTAAACCGAAAAACATGATTGTTATTTATACCTTACACTTCAGCTATTTCCAGCTCTTGCAGGTCACATGAAATGGTTTAGAAGGCTATGGATGGACtgtgggccttgagtttggatTTCCAATTTTACTTTCCCTATCTGTCCTCGGCAACAGCCCGGCGATGTGAATCAGATCAAAGACCTAAGTGGAGATTTTATTCCCCCAATGAGACTTGAATCTGCTAAGCAGCTACACAACCCAAGAATCCATGTGGCAAAAAATCTACCCCCACCAGGAAGCAAACTCAAACTACAGGAGTGAAAGTCAATCGCAACTCAACTCAGATTTTGCTCGCTCGCTCCCATCAAATAAGAGGCGTCAGTGGGCGTGTCACAGATATTGGCATCCTTTTCCGCATCCTCCAGCACCCCAAAGTGAGGTGTACCAAAAACATTCTGGGTCGGGACGGTTAGTCTGGCTGAGCACCACATCCGTACTGTGCACTAAACACCAGTAACATAGGCTTTAAAATACCCCTGAGTCATCAAAACTATGGCACTCTCACCTTGTGACCCTAAAACTACGCCAAacgaacaacaacaatgcacacagtcacatggaagttgatgcatttcagtgattcaattgtATGCAGAGTCAACCTCTGTGCTTTCATAGATACTTCTGAAATGAACACGGCTGCCAGACTCCACATGGAACTTCAGAACACCACTAAGACATAACCCTCATTTCAGGATTTCATTTCAACACGGTCAGAACCTTTCAAGCTTTCCTGCTGACAGACGGACAAAAGCAGACGATCCCATAACTCTGTAGCGCTGGTGATGATTAGGCTCCCGAAAGAGATCATTTTGAATGTGAAAGCAAAGACCCACTCATGGTCATTccaaaaaactattttaaaacacacatgTGGACTCACCCTGTCTTTGAATGGATGGGGCAACCTCGTTCGTCCATCTGTGTGCAGCTGAAAATAGATACAAGTAATTGggaaattgtttttattgaaagaaaCCCTGCCTTTCTAATCACTTACAACAGAGTGCAGTTGGTGTTGCACGGCAGGCAGTGTCCTGTAGCGTTGCTGTACTTCCACACAGTCTGCTGGTCCTCTTTGACGCCATTGGGACAATGATCCACACAGGATTCCCCATCCTGGAACTTCAGGCACTCGGTGCACTGATCGGCTCCCTGGACAGATCACACCACACAGTCTTGTTGAATTCACTTTTCTTGGCAGTGAAGCACACTCTGTACACATGCAGCATGATTAGAGTCAACATTTACACTGTGCACATCTGTCATCCAAAATCTGAGGGTGTGTTTTGATGGAACTAAAGTGAGACGATATTCTGTTGCACAAGTGCATACCTTCTCAACCTGTTCTGAAAGCAACTCGATCATATGAGACAGCGActccacaaaaataaaatgaaattcctCCTTAAAATCCATTCAGTTACACACAGAATTCAACAACTTTGAAAGTACTGTTAGTAGTATGAGATCCCAGGTGTCAATGGAGAGTACATTTACTTGACATAACCTCCACTGTACAATGACCAACTTAATATTGTATCAGAGTAgtcataaaatatattaaaatgaatcatATGGTTATACATTCTGGAGCCCATTAGTTAGGCCGCTGCACAATAATACAGAGGGACCTGGATCACTTACCCGGCCATGACACGAGGCGGAACCGTTGAGCGGTCGACACTCAGCGTGACAGGCCACACACAGAGAGCCGTCTATGTACTCACGCACAGACCTGAAATCACAAAAGAAATGTTACACAACATCCCATAATATCCCTGTTGGCACTTTTCTCAAAGGTTTTAAGCTCCTAAACATTCTCAATAAGACATACATTTTCATTACAATACATGTTGAGCAAGCGTAGCTTTGTCACACTGATAGCATGAATCTAAACCATCCAAATGCCAAAGAATGACTCATCCAATCTAAATACCAGACAGGACTGCAAATTGTTTGACGATGGATGGAAAACAGAAGGTATATCACTTGCAGCGGCACATCATCAGTCCAGCAAACACCCCCATTACTTCATTCACACAGATGATAGTGACAAGTTCACTGGTGTAACTACTGACCTGAGTGTCAACCGCCTTCTCAAACTTCATACTTAGTTTTTATATCAGACTCcaccactgtatatttaaaAGCAGGAAATATTGCGAAactattatctatctattatctactttttttttaactgaatgaaCCGCTAAATGAAATCCTTTGACACCAGCCAGCATCCTCACCCCTCATAGACGTCACACTGCTCCACACACTCAGTTCCACGTTGAAAAGTCTTGCAGGACACACACTGACTGGGCCCTGGACCCCAACAGCCCCCCTTACATAGATGGTGACACACACTGCCCTCTGCCTCTGAAATTAGACAAAGGTCCTCATCAACTCAAAATCAGTGCATTTTGTGCAGCCAAGCACAAAATGGGAAGCAGAAATAAACATCAGCAACAATCGTATTGATTTAACTTTATGTACGTATAATAATTGAACTTGAACACAGAAAAAGTCTGCACCGTTGGTCGGGTCGTCAACATGCAGGGGAAACATAACACTGGTGACTTTGCATGAATAAATCAGCCATGGCTAAACATTCTGGAGGAATATAGCCACCTACCACAAACTTGGGGTTCCCTGTTGTGGTTGACAATGTAGTGCGGTCCTTGCGTGGGGTGAAGGAGAGTGTTCCAAGGCAGTGAGTTAGTGTGGCACAGCTGGGAATTGTTGTGCAACAAGATCAGTCCTCCACTGACGCTCCGCAGAGAACGCAACCCGAGAGACTGAATGTGAAGATTCTGGATGCCAAGTGAAAATACTCCCCTAAAAATAGATGGTGAAGAGGTGCGTCATTAACCGCTACTATAGCaaggttatttatttgttcacgaatgaaacaatattttgctcAGGGCCGGTGATTTTCCTGCAACAAAGTCAGTTGAACAGATAACACACCCGCCACTGTGACCTAGTTACAGACATTTACGATAGTAACTCATGATCGCTGCATGTTCCACCTCGTTGTTTTGACTTGAAGGAACTAGGTAAACTGATTCTAGTTAAGATGGAATGCTGCAAAGTAGGTGCCGCACTGACAACTGTACACAGATGAATAGCAAGCATGGCTGAACAACCACCAGGAATAACCTACAAACATGGCTCAAGTACAAACAAAACTCAAGTTCTAAACACTGTCAACATAAACTAACCTTAGTATGTTAGTAAGTagtttttttaacagtttcCCCCagctttatttgtcttttttcaccAGTCCTGATATTGGGTTAGCAAAACAACAATGAGAATCTTTAAAGATGTGGCCCTCGAGACAGGAGAAACATGGACAGGTAAAAATAAGAGTGAGTTTTACTTGTAGAGCATCCGTCCTCGGATGACCTTGAGATTCTCGAACACTGACAGGTCAGTCCAGTTGGCTGGCCAGGCATCGATGTATAAATAACCTGCAATGAAAATCAGAAGATTCCTCTCCATATTTAGGACAACTAACAAGCAAAAGATAAATGACaaacataatataaatataaataattggATCTCAAGTACCAATCCAGTATTTTTCTCTTTGAAATAAAGTCAGTTTCATGCAATGTACCTGTAATCTCCTCCAGGTTCTTGAAGGCTTTAAGCTGCTCCAGTGACAGGCCCGAGGTGTTGGTCATAGGGTCCCTGgacagtgaaagaaaaagactACGGTGAAATAGAGGGCGCTGAtacaaacaacattaaaaagaatcaaattcCTCCTGTCCTTTATCACAAATGCTATAATGTTATAATGTTATAAATAATAGTTAGtttgtttcatgtatttttctcaCCCAGAAAAGCTTTGCGGGAGGAAGGCCAGACTACCGATTATCTTACTGCACGTGTTGAAGTTGTCCACATTGGCAGAAGTTACCATGGTGCTGCCATGATAGTCAGTAATCCCAAGGTTGTCTTTACCCAGACCGTAACACACTGGAGTGGCAGAAAAGTAAGACAGGTCATTTTGGAGAGAAGTTGAGTGTTAATTCAAATTCAACACTTAAGTAGTTCAATGTTGCcccataaaaacatttgtaACTGGAGACACAGTGACAGCAtccttcaaaaataaaatttcctGAATCCGAATGCCAAATTTATATCCTTGACCCATTACACATATTTCctaaaaatgtaattcaacTCTGTCTTTTCAAGTATTTTGAACAGCCATCAAAAGCCCCCATATCTGActaaaacacagaaacaagacATTTTCTACGTGACAGATGGAGCTACGGATTCTAGCTGAAGTCGGAACAAATTATTATTCATCTTTTACAAGAAATATTTGCACATTTGTCAAAATAACAATTGACGGGGAAGTATAAGCAGTTGTATAGGGAAGAGCTGTCGCACACTAGCAGCGTACTTCCGTACTAGTAATAACAATAGTTGCAATAAACGGTATTAGTAGTATTTAAAGTTTCTAGTGGTGTTTTCTTGACTTCTGTACAGCAAACTGTAGCAAACTTTGTAGTAATTCATAATAGTGGTCGTGATGTACAGTCATGGATTAAGGGTGCGTTCCAGTTGTGCTTGGAATTCGGAAATTCCCTGGTCTTGTCATGGTGTTGCATTTCCCACtgggagaatcctcaccacgtGTACGCAGagccaagatggcttccccgaacATTAACAGGAAGTAGAGGTGTCAAATTAATGAAATACGGTAgaagaaacaaatgtgtgtttcttcTTCAGTCGGCGGGTTTTCTAGTTGCTTATACAATGCATGCATTGGAACAGGTTTCGTGGACGCTGCATTCTTGTACTGCAACTGCGATAACTAGAGCGTGCTGAACTCGGCTGTGAGGTAAAGACAACGCAGCATAAGACTCACCTTTGGGACAGTTCCCTTCACACTTTTCACATTTCTGCGTCTCTTCTCCATTAGGTTGGGTGATGATAACCTCCTGGTTGGCTTTAGGACAAGCGAGAGTGCAGGCCACATCCATAGCTAGGTAGTTATCTAAAAGAGAGGAAGCCATAGACGAAGCTTTAGACATATTGTcaagtgtgtgagagacagagcCCAGTCATTAATTGACCTCTATCTTTCTATGCACCTTCAAGTTGCTCAATATTGGACAAAATAGATGGTAAGAACTCACAAGGACACGTCTTGACACAGGTGGCTCCAAAGCTGAACTTCTTATTTGGGTTTGGTTTGGTGTTAAAGGTGATGGTGTCGTAGATGGTTAGTGGAGGGCAATCTCGCTTACACACTCCACTGTCATTGAAGTGACGACAAGCCTGGAGAGCAGAAACAGTTATGGACAAAACTAGTTAACTGACAAAGCAAAAACCATGCCTGGCATCACAACATTCACAAGGCtgggattttattttaatttacttcCATCCAGTTATTCCCTTAttgattcaaaatgttttctcacatttttgccttcttggtttttcaaactttttagTTTCACTTCTCTATAAGTCATTTAGCAGTCAGGGGCGGTGCTGAGATGAGAAACAATAAGACAATAAATGCGAGCACTTATGCTTTGGACCTTGTCCGTTTTTACAGGTTGGTGAGTTAGAGCTCAGTCGAGCTTCCTGATCAAAGCAAATACAGGGGCTAGACAAAGTAATGgcaacaccttaaagctttttagctttaaggtgttgcCATTATTTTGTTCAATTTTGTCCCTGTATTTCACATCTGATTTAAAGCCTACGATCAGTAGTCACTTTGGTTCCTTCAAAGCACTGTTTAATATGAATTAACATTATTGTGAcatgttaataaaataatttcagagGAGGTTTGGTTCTACAAAGAAACAACAGGAAGTAGAATTATGAGGCCACTACACACAATAGGAGACCATTAGAATTAGAAAGTCTGAGCTTCCAGTTGGAACTACAGGCTTCACCATTGTGCTCATGCCATGTTTACACAGCGTATTAAAATTAGCTTGGCACCGCTGCCACGCAACCAAGAGCTGAAGCTGTTGGCTTTGCACGAAGGGAAGTCAAAACCTGTAATGTGATTGACAATGTGACAGGGCAGGAGCCTATCCCAGAGTGAGACcccaggggacaccctggacaccTTGCCCACTGAAGGGCACATATAACCATTGTCACACATTCTGATAACTGAAACTTGTAGACTCCTCAGTTAACCACtggactgcgggaggaaacgCACACAAGTTTTGCCTCATGTACTAGAATCTTGCATGCAATAGAAAACATTACGAGTAACATCACCGCAACACTTGAAAACAAGTTCAAAAACAGTACAACTTGTGCGCATCATTGACCTACCAGACAGTCGGAGTCTTTGGGGCCAGTACATCCTGCAGCACACTGTATGTGACAGCAGTCATTGGGATGAGGACCTTTACACCTCTGACAGCCAGAAGCACAGTTGATGCTGGTCACTTGGGAAACGGAGGCGACGATGATGTCAGAGaaacaatttatttttgttctttcgTAGATGTCGACTTACATGTCTGGCAGTCATCAGGACCTTCTCCCCAACACCCTTTCTGACACTTTGAGGAGCAAGCTGGACCTACATATCAACAAACAAAATCAGTGTACAATCGCCCTTGAAAGGCATCAAGACTCATGACATCCAGGTTGAGTTAAATGACATACCTCATATGTAGAACTAAGAATACCTAACCTCCTAATTGACTTGGCTTATCAATATATAATCATGTAAAGTTGCGTAGATCACTTCTTAACATCATTTTGTCAAGAGGGTGTCTCACAATTGGCCGCTCGAGACTGCAGTTGACGCTGCCTTCCGTGGTCGTTCTGCTCGTCCAGGGTGTCTCTCCAAACAATGTTCCAAGGGTCTGGAAAGCACAGCTGGGGGTTTCCCCAAATATAGACCCCACCCAGCAGGATCTCTGGATTCGAGATAAAAGAAATAGTCAGCACCTCCTGATACTGAAGTGTCATCTATCTTTCCACCACTGCTGTTGACTGACCTGTGAGGCTGCGCAGCCAGAGAGTCCTGAGTCCCTGACCATTCCGAGTGTTGTCCATGACAGCCAGGGCATAGCTGGAGTTGTACAGCTGGCTGCCCCGGATGATGCGGAGGTTCTTCAAAGGCACCAAACCAACCGAAACATGGGCCACCAGTACATATCCGTGGACTTCAACAATTTCCTGAGCAGAAAACGAAAACACATCATTCATCTATCAATTTCAAACTGCTACCGTAGTCTCCAGGAAACAGCATTTCCACCACTCTTATCTTCCATTTGAGTCAAGTTATTATCTCACTTATAAGAGGCACGAATATTCCCCACCTCTAGGAAGGAGAGGTCCGGCTGTCCGTGAAGGTGAGTGATCTCCAGGTTGCCATGGACGACCTGGCAGCCAGTGTACAGCAGTCTCAATGTCTCGTAGTGATTTTCCAGGCTGGAGGGCAGATCCAGTTTCATGTCTGTACCCAGGCAGACTGCAAATGACATGTGACATCAAATTAGACACCTCTGTGCACTTGAGCTTTTTGTTTGGATTATGTTCAGAAACAAGTTGTTCCATACAACCACGACTCCACCTCACTGTTGTTAGGTAGCTCTGTGCCCGAATGGCTGTTCTGAGTTTATGTCAATAATTCCTCTGATCTGATTTGACCAAATCTAATAAGCGCAGTATCACAGTAGTAGTGATCGAGAACTCGCTCGGACAACGCACAGCAAACAAGGCAGGAAGCCCGCAGAGATCTCACTGCAACTCTTCCTCAACAGGGAGGGATGAACCGTTGAAGAGATGTGGATTCAGACAGTAATGCAGATCACCACTAAATGTGCCAGTTCCTAGTCCCATTATCAACATTGCACTGGAATTCCAGTACAAGATTCAAGATCATGAGTTGGGGATGTAGGGGCAGGGGAAGTGGGTGGAGGGAAGCAGATGAGGGCCTGCTGTCATTCCAAATGTTCAGAGACATACATGGGAACAAGGATTAGGGAGGcctgagagggagagcagtAAAATGAGACAATTGGAGGATACCCATTGCTAGTGAACCAGCGCGATGTCCTGGTGATGGTAGAGGGAGCCAGGTTTTGGACCCAACAAAGTTCAAGCAGGGATGAGCGGTTAGAGTGGGCTACAGTAGCAGAGACAGATTCATTTATGACAAAATGCAGAACTGATCTACAACAGCAGAACTACATTATTATGACAAAAATGTCCAGAAATGATCATGTagaattaaagaaaaaacaagattgATTCGATTTGATTATAGCTTGTTCAAATCTTAACTGAACtccattttaaaaattcatttcaaTAAAAGCTATGAGTTTCATATGCAATTATGGAGTGACTTAGCATTTCTCACTTTCTAGGTCACCTTTGTCAATTACATTTGGTTTAAAGGGTTCACTTCAGTCTACTGAGTTCTGCAAGCATGTTTTCAAGTAGctaaaaaagtaataataataatgcattgaTAAAACAAATCGGGGAGTGACGGCTAAGGTAGACATTGTTTTGGAGCAACAGCAACAtcaaacagcaacagcaaatcatcaaataaaatgtccACTTAAGCATTAGCACACTGGATTACTTCTGTGCTTAGACATAAACAAAGAGCATTTGAATTCATACTATGTTAAGTTGGTGCGACATTCTTCACCATCACCTCTTTAGGCAAAGTTACTGTAACCGGCTGCATTACGCCTGAATAAGAACTGAAACAGAGCAAATCAATCTTGTACTTAGCTGAATATATTGAAAGCCTGGTGAACCTTTCAGATTTCTCTAAGGAGGTTGAAGAGTTATGGTTTGTGACAATAAATATACAATACACACTCAGGTTCAGCAGAACCATCATTTCATTGCAAAAATAAGCATTCCAGTTCCCTCAAAAGAGATATTgtttcaaatacaaaaacattattatgaACAGAGTGATAGGCAATGAAAAAATAGAGACGAGCAACCACACTGAGACCACCATCTCACAGCAGGAAACGAGAGCATTTGTTTACAGAGCAACATGTTGGACAGCGTGTCTGTCGACTACACACAGAGGTGGCAGTCAGGAGCAACATATACTAGTGCTTCACCTTATCGAAAGAAAATTTAGGGGCATCAACATGACTTAGGAGTCGAAGCGTCAATGTATAAATGTACCACATTTGAGTCCCCTGAAGTGAATTATGATCTCTGATATGGGGCCCTATATGTTAGAGTAAAGCCTTCATTCAAAGTAATGGCTTTTTCACTGACAAAGGAGTCAATTTTCCAAGCTTCCCGCACCAGGTCATACAACGTTACACTCAGGTCATACAACATTAGGATTAAAGTGGGGGTCTCTCACGCATAGCTCTCATGCTTTCAGCAGGCCATCACGCAGCGGACAGTCCCTCCTCCTCTGAGGTTATAAATGACTTCCTCTGGCATCCATCCAACAGCCTTCCAATAGTCAGCCCACTTCTCCAGTTTTAGGCCACCCCTCTGTAGCTATCTCTGTCCATGGCCAGATCGACTCATACCCTTCACTGGAGGAGGGGATTTTAATGAGACCCCGGGGACACGTTCAGATGTATAGACTTCAACCTTTTAGTTTGCGTCAGG harbors:
- the erbb2 gene encoding receptor tyrosine-protein kinase erbB-2, encoding MEAVRSLLLVGAVLLGVTGSLGREVCLGTDMKLDLPSSLENHYETLRLLYTGCQVVHGNLEITHLHGQPDLSFLEEIVEVHGYVLVAHVSVGLVPLKNLRIIRGSQLYNSSYALAVMDNTRNGQGLRTLWLRSLTEILLGGVYIWGNPQLCFPDPWNIVWRDTLDEQNDHGRQRQLQSRAANCPACSSKCQKGCWGEGPDDCQTLTSINCASGCQRCKGPHPNDCCHIQCAAGCTGPKDSDCLACRHFNDSGVCKRDCPPLTIYDTITFNTKPNPNKKFSFGATCVKTCPYNYLAMDVACTLACPKANQEVIITQPNGEETQKCEKCEGNCPKVCYGLGKDNLGITDYHGSTMVTSANVDNFNTCSKIIGSLAFLPQSFSGDPMTNTSGLSLEQLKAFKNLEEITGYLYIDAWPANWTDLSVFENLKVIRGRMLYKGVFSLGIQNLHIQSLGLRSLRSVSGGLILLHNNSQLCHTNSLPWNTLLHPTQGPHYIVNHNREPQVCEAEGSVCHHLCKGGCWGPGPSQCVSCKTFQRGTECVEQCDVYEGSVREYIDGSLCVACHAECRPLNGSASCHGRGADQCTECLKFQDGESCVDHCPNGVKEDQQTVWKYSNATGHCLPCNTNCTLFCTQMDERGCPIHSKTGPGTTIAAAVGGVVLFFILLALLVFYLRRQKKLKKKETMRRILQEHELVEPLTPSGASPNKAQMRILKETELKKLRVLGAGAFGTVYKGVWAPDGEMVKIPVAIKVLRENTSPKANKEILDEAFVMAGVASPYVCRLLGICLTSTVQLVTQLMPYGCLLDYVRENKDRIGSQFLLNWCVQIAKGMSYLEEVRLVHRDLAARNVLVKNPNHVKITDFGLARLLDIDETEYHADGGKVPIKWMALESILHRKFTHQSDVWSYGVTVWELMTFGAKPYDMIPAREIPEVLEGGERLPQPIICTIEVYMIMVKCWMIDPDSRPRFKNLVNEFTLMARDPPRYVVIQNDEQMSMANPVDSQFFRMLLEEEGNNMRELLDAEKYLVPQPNVLPRSQVDGAQSNGPSRHQSYRSRDQGLDIDPSIAGGSRSIYSSLSTLPRSQYPTLQLGVSAANGVWTPQYPTLVRSPSAGGQSDSVFLDGSPEDPLPPASPGRYCQDPTYPNGSQGDLETDGPNGFHHPSHLHHSLPRRSHASVQNHGLPEYVNQEMQNLRIAIPERPTTLPRKISKVERRLPNGLSSGHSVENPGYLVPVTSKGSTSPAFDNPYYLDLVAKAKATSGSGMQNGTGELEVNGVAPRPTNGFVTPTAENPEYLGLADTWSGNT